A portion of the Calliphora vicina chromosome 5, idCalVici1.1, whole genome shotgun sequence genome contains these proteins:
- the LOC135962086 gene encoding uncharacterized protein LOC135962086: MNKYLVTLVALAVINCSVNGLPYGSKVATYGGGGGGGGGGGGGGGGGFGPGGGGGSGPGGGHGSAGFGPDGGQGGAGGGGFGGGKGSGGGGGFGSGSGLGGGGGGFGPGGGGGGGGPGGGGGGGPGGGHGGSSLSHGSGDGQGGGNGLGGGAGQGGGGGNGLGGGGGHGGGGGNGLGSGGGGGGFGPGGGSGGGLGGGKGSGGGGGLGSGSGLGGGGGGFGPGGGSGGHGGSGGGSSGFGGNGAGGGTGSGFGGGSGGGGGSGFGGGGGHGGGGGGGHGLSGGGGYGGGGGGGYGGGGGGGYGGYKKHGY; this comes from the exons atgaataaatatttg GTGACTTTAGTTGCCCTAGCAGTTATAAACTGTTCGGTGAATGGTCTGCCCTATGGCAGTAAAGTagccacttatggtggtggtgGAGGAGGAGGAGGTGGCGGCGGAGGTGGTGGAGGAGGTGGTTTTGGCCCAGGTGGCGGAGGAGGCAGCGGTCCCGGTGGTGGCCATGGAAGTGCAGGATTTGGTCCCGATGGAGGTCAAGGTGGTGCTGGCGGTGGAGGTTTTGGTGGCGGTAAAGGCAGTGGTGGCGGTGGAGGCTTCGGCTCTGGTTCTGGTCTAggaggtggtggtggtggttttGGTCCAGGCGGTGGTGGTGGCGGTGGAGGCCCAGGCGGTGGTGGTGGTGGAGGTCCAGGCGGTGGTCATGGCGGTAGTTCACTTTCTCATGGAAGTGGTGATGGACAGGGTGGCGGCAATGGTCTTGGCGGTGGCGCTGGACAGGGAGGTGGTGGCGGCAATGGTCTTGGCGGTGGTGGTGGACATGGAGGAGGAGGCGGCAATGGCCTTGGCAGTGGCGGAGGAGGTGGTGGATTTGGTCCAGGAGGCGGTTCCGGTGGTGGATTAGGAGGTGGTAAAGGCAGTGGTGGCGGTGGAGGTCTTGGATCTGGTTCTGGTCTAGGAGGTGGTGGTGGCGGTTTTGGTCCTGGTGGAGGTTCTGGAGGACATGGTGGATCAGGTGGCGGTTCCAGTGGTTTTGGTGGTAATGGCGCAGGTGGTGGCACTGGTAGTGGATTTGGTGGTGGTAGCGGCGGAGGTGGTGGCAGTGGATTCGGTGGTGGTGGCGGTCATGGTGGTGGAGGCGGTGGCGGTCATGGTTTAAGTGGCGGCGGCGGTTATGGCGGTGGTGGTGGCGGCGGCTACGGTGGAGGTGGTGGCGGTGGTTATGGCGGTTATAAAAAACATGGCTACTAA